The following coding sequences are from one Geothrix sp. window:
- a CDS encoding NAD(P)/FAD-dependent oxidoreductase — protein sequence MERVECIVIGAGVVGLALARKLARSGREIVVLEAEDRIGTGISSRNSEVIHAGIYYPKDSLKARLCVAGNRALYAYCAEHHVDHRRCGKLIVATDATQVEALRQLQARAAANGVMDLQWLDAEEALRLEPRLHCVAALLSPSTGIVDSHGLMRALCLEAETAGASVVLKSPVLGGRSTPQGLEIQIGGGEPMTLLARRVFNAAGLGALALAHAIEGTRSASLPPQPRRFAKGNYFSLTGAAPFSRLVYPIPPQGALGVHLTLDLAGQARFGPDVEWIDREEYDVDPRRADSFYAEVRKYWPGLPDGSLQPAYAGIRPKLHGPGEPMPDFFIQREADHGVPGLVNLLGIESPGLTVCLALADEVAG from the coding sequence ATGGAACGGGTGGAGTGCATTGTCATCGGCGCTGGTGTGGTGGGGCTGGCCCTGGCCCGGAAGCTGGCCCGGTCGGGACGCGAGATAGTCGTCCTGGAAGCGGAGGACCGCATCGGCACGGGCATCAGCTCGCGCAACAGCGAGGTCATCCACGCGGGGATCTACTATCCGAAGGATTCGCTCAAGGCGCGGCTCTGCGTGGCGGGCAACCGGGCCCTCTACGCGTACTGCGCCGAGCATCACGTAGACCACCGCCGCTGCGGCAAGCTCATCGTGGCCACGGACGCCACCCAGGTGGAGGCCCTGCGCCAGCTCCAGGCCCGGGCCGCGGCCAACGGCGTGATGGATCTCCAGTGGCTCGACGCCGAGGAGGCCCTGCGTCTGGAGCCACGGCTCCACTGCGTGGCGGCCCTGCTCTCCCCCAGCACCGGCATCGTCGACAGCCACGGCCTCATGCGCGCCCTGTGCCTGGAGGCGGAAACCGCGGGTGCCTCGGTGGTGCTGAAGAGTCCCGTGCTGGGTGGCCGCTCCACCCCGCAGGGGTTGGAGATTCAGATTGGCGGCGGGGAGCCCATGACCCTGCTGGCCCGGCGGGTCTTCAACGCCGCGGGGCTGGGCGCCCTCGCCCTGGCCCATGCCATCGAAGGAACTCGTTCCGCGAGCCTGCCACCCCAGCCCCGCCGCTTCGCCAAGGGCAACTACTTCAGCCTCACCGGCGCCGCGCCCTTCTCCCGGCTGGTCTACCCCATCCCGCCGCAGGGCGCCCTGGGCGTGCACCTCACCCTGGACCTGGCGGGCCAGGCCCGCTTCGGGCCCGACGTGGAGTGGATCGACCGCGAGGAGTACGACGTGGATCCGCGCCGCGCCGACAGCTTCTATGCCGAGGTCCGCAAGTACTGGCCCGGACTACCGGACGGTTCGCTGCAGCCGGCCTACGCGGGCATCCGCCCGAAGCTCCACGGCCCGGGCGAGCCCATGCCGGACTTCTTCATCCAGCGTGAAGCCGACCACGGCGTGCCGGGCCTGGTGAACCTGCTGGGCATCGAGTCCCCGGGCCTCACGGTCTGCCTGGCGCTGGCGGACGAAGTCGCGGGCTAG
- a CDS encoding DmsC/YnfH family molybdoenzyme membrane anchor subunit translates to MTATQFTFDPNRCTGCQACVLACWMENRELQSRPWRTVHTFNACGHPDLPVFHLSFACHHCEAPACLEHCPADAYTKDAATGAVTIHADRCMGCRYCTWACPHDAPNVNEALGTIEKCTLCPERLARGLEPACVARCPMEALGVSALDPGRPLVGVPGLPPSATAPAIAIAPLRRPEPPSQGHRPPDAAMRPYLEALLRVAHPKITLRGEWTLLLFTTVISGLAAWLGASLLGGPPLHRWTFLFLGTLVLALSTAHLGRPERAWRALLHLRTSWLSREVAAVSLFLGLGTLAAFVQPALGIPAALAGFGALFAIDRLYRVALRTGPWNLHSAHVLFNGLFLLGLLVGIRPLALVLGLVKALLYLHRKRYFADLGRPVRPAISALRLGLGFLGPLWLSATHPLLAAALAILGDLIDRAEYYDELDVATPQADLMARLRQGTTAAPVS, encoded by the coding sequence GTGACAGCGACCCAGTTCACCTTTGACCCCAACCGCTGCACCGGCTGCCAGGCCTGCGTGCTGGCCTGCTGGATGGAGAACCGCGAGCTGCAGTCGCGCCCCTGGCGCACGGTCCACACCTTCAACGCCTGCGGCCACCCCGACCTGCCGGTCTTCCACCTCTCCTTCGCCTGCCACCACTGCGAGGCGCCCGCCTGCCTCGAACACTGCCCGGCCGATGCCTACACGAAGGATGCGGCCACGGGCGCGGTGACCATCCACGCGGACCGCTGCATGGGGTGCCGCTACTGCACCTGGGCCTGCCCCCACGATGCGCCGAATGTCAACGAAGCCCTCGGCACCATCGAGAAGTGCACGCTGTGCCCCGAGCGGCTGGCCCGGGGACTCGAACCCGCCTGCGTGGCCCGCTGTCCCATGGAGGCCCTGGGCGTGTCCGCCCTTGATCCCGGGAGGCCCCTCGTCGGCGTACCGGGCCTGCCCCCCTCGGCCACGGCACCCGCCATCGCCATCGCGCCCCTGCGCCGCCCCGAGCCACCCAGCCAGGGGCACCGGCCGCCGGACGCCGCCATGCGGCCCTACCTCGAGGCGCTGCTCCGGGTGGCACACCCGAAGATCACGCTCCGGGGCGAGTGGACGCTGCTGCTCTTCACCACGGTGATCAGCGGCCTTGCCGCCTGGCTGGGCGCTTCGCTGCTGGGCGGCCCGCCCCTCCACCGCTGGACCTTCCTGTTCCTGGGCACCCTGGTGCTGGCCCTGAGCACGGCGCACCTGGGGCGGCCGGAGCGCGCCTGGCGGGCCCTGCTGCACCTGCGTACCAGCTGGCTCTCCCGCGAGGTGGCGGCCGTATCGCTCTTCCTGGGGCTCGGCACCCTGGCGGCTTTCGTTCAGCCCGCCCTGGGCATTCCCGCCGCCCTGGCGGGATTTGGGGCCCTCTTCGCCATCGACCGCCTCTACCGCGTGGCCCTGCGCACGGGCCCCTGGAACCTCCACAGCGCCCACGTGCTGTTCAACGGACTCTTCCTGCTGGGCCTGCTGGTCGGGATCCGGCCCCTGGCCCTGGTCCTGGGCCTGGTCAAGGCGCTGCTCTACCTGCACCGGAAGCGGTACTTTGCCGACCTGGGCAGGCCAGTCCGGCCTGCGATCTCCGCCCTGCGGCTGGGCCTCGGCTTCCTGGGCCCCCTGTGGCTGAGTGCGACGCATCCCCTGCTGGCGGCGGCCCTGGCGATCCTGGGCGACCTCATCGATCGGGCCGAGTACTACGACGAACTCGACGTCGCCACGCCCCAGGCGGACCTGATGGCCCGCCTCCGGCAGGGCACGACCGCCGCGCCGGTGTCCTAG
- a CDS encoding molybdopterin-containing oxidoreductase family protein, translating into MTVHTTACPRNCYSTCAMRVTVEQGRVTAIDPHEGNLATAEGPCLKGLSYLERQASPERILHPMKRTATGAFERVGWDEALDLITRHLETARRAHGPQSVFYYAASGTKGLLNSCGPAFWRQFGGCTTTYGDLCWPAGLEATRLTFGDNRQSAPWDIAHSRLIVMWGKNASETNLHQMRFVHQALERGARLVVIDPRRTPTADRAHLLLQPRPGTDGALALGLAHLLIEDGQVDLGFIREHVLGYEAFAAQVKAWTPIRTAQVCGLPEAQLLELADLMGQVAPMSICAGFGMQRYTNGGQTMRAIQALLPLTGNLGKPGAGWVYANLATQIFGHLKDPLDFYPPEQPDGVVRVSVSTARLGTDMLAQQDPPLKVGWVERGNPAAQNPETPAVLAALRALDFLVVVDERLTDTAREAHLVLPSKSLFEQTDVIGAYWHAYLQLRQKVVEPPGEVRPETEIYRALGQRLGLGPEELAFLPEPDDAGVEAWLEARLAPHGLSLGQLREGPVLAPGAEEVAFADLHFTTPSGKVELLSEEAVARWGVAALPDFTPPVESQAAGGGRHPLQLLTPNTKNSIHSQFLPLQVIRQLMPGPSLEMGPEDAHLRGLKEGERVRVFNDRGNLELPLRISFGMRPGTVAAFNGFGAEDGGSVNLLSLGRETDLGFGAGFHDNLVEVERA; encoded by the coding sequence ATGACCGTCCACACCACCGCCTGTCCCCGGAACTGCTACAGCACCTGCGCCATGCGGGTGACGGTGGAGCAGGGCCGGGTAACGGCCATCGATCCCCACGAGGGCAACCTGGCCACCGCCGAAGGCCCCTGCCTCAAGGGTCTGAGCTACCTGGAGCGGCAGGCCAGCCCCGAGCGGATCCTGCACCCCATGAAGCGGACCGCCACCGGCGCCTTCGAGCGGGTGGGCTGGGACGAGGCGCTGGACCTCATCACCCGCCACCTCGAAACTGCGCGGCGCGCCCACGGGCCGCAGTCGGTCTTCTACTACGCGGCCAGCGGCACCAAGGGCCTGCTCAACAGCTGCGGCCCGGCCTTCTGGCGGCAGTTCGGAGGCTGCACCACCACGTACGGGGACCTCTGCTGGCCCGCGGGGCTGGAGGCCACGCGCCTCACCTTCGGCGACAACCGCCAGAGCGCGCCCTGGGACATCGCCCACTCCCGCCTCATCGTCATGTGGGGCAAGAACGCCTCGGAGACGAACCTCCACCAGATGCGCTTCGTGCATCAGGCGCTGGAGCGCGGGGCCAGGCTGGTGGTGATCGATCCGCGCCGCACCCCCACCGCCGACCGGGCCCACCTGCTGCTGCAGCCGCGGCCGGGCACCGACGGGGCCCTGGCCCTGGGGCTGGCGCACCTGCTCATCGAGGATGGCCAGGTGGACCTGGGCTTCATCCGGGAGCACGTCCTGGGCTACGAGGCCTTCGCCGCGCAGGTGAAGGCCTGGACGCCGATCCGCACCGCCCAGGTGTGCGGCCTCCCCGAGGCGCAGCTCCTCGAGCTGGCCGACCTCATGGGGCAGGTGGCCCCCATGAGCATCTGCGCGGGCTTCGGCATGCAGCGCTACACCAACGGCGGCCAGACCATGCGGGCCATCCAGGCCCTGCTGCCCCTTACGGGCAACCTCGGCAAGCCCGGCGCGGGTTGGGTCTACGCCAACCTCGCCACCCAGATCTTCGGGCACCTGAAGGACCCCCTGGACTTCTACCCGCCGGAGCAGCCCGACGGCGTGGTGCGCGTCTCCGTGAGCACCGCGCGGCTGGGCACGGACATGCTGGCGCAGCAGGACCCGCCGCTGAAGGTGGGCTGGGTGGAGCGGGGCAATCCCGCCGCGCAGAACCCCGAGACGCCCGCGGTGCTGGCGGCCCTGCGGGCCCTGGACTTCCTGGTGGTGGTGGACGAGCGGCTCACGGACACGGCCCGGGAGGCCCACCTGGTGCTGCCCAGCAAGAGCCTCTTCGAGCAGACGGATGTCATCGGGGCCTACTGGCACGCCTATCTGCAGCTCCGGCAGAAGGTGGTGGAGCCCCCCGGCGAGGTGCGGCCCGAGACCGAGATCTACCGCGCCCTGGGCCAGCGCCTCGGCCTGGGCCCGGAGGAGCTGGCCTTCCTGCCCGAGCCTGATGATGCCGGCGTGGAGGCCTGGCTGGAGGCCCGCCTGGCGCCGCACGGACTCTCCCTCGGTCAGCTGCGGGAAGGCCCGGTGCTGGCGCCCGGCGCCGAAGAAGTGGCCTTCGCCGACCTGCACTTCACCACGCCCTCGGGCAAGGTGGAGCTGCTCAGCGAGGAGGCCGTCGCCCGCTGGGGCGTGGCGGCCCTGCCGGACTTCACGCCGCCCGTGGAGAGCCAGGCCGCCGGGGGTGGCAGGCATCCGCTGCAGCTGCTCACGCCCAACACCAAGAACTCGATCCACAGCCAGTTCCTGCCCCTGCAGGTGATCCGCCAGCTCATGCCCGGGCCCAGCCTGGAGATGGGCCCCGAGGACGCCCACCTGCGCGGCCTGAAGGAGGGCGAGCGGGTGCGGGTCTTCAACGACCGGGGCAACCTGGAGCTGCCCCTGCGCATCAGCTTCGGGATGCGGCCGGGCACCGTGGCGGCCTTCAACGGGTTCGGGGCCGAGGATGGCGGCTCCGTGAACCTGCTCTCCCTGGGGCGCGAGACGGACCTGGGTTTCGGCGCCGGCTTCCACGACAACCTGGTCGAAGTGGAGCGGGCGTGA
- a CDS encoding threonine/serine ThrE exporter family protein: protein MSAPEAPGPATAPPAATPPEIALCLELGRAFQAFGIPAHRFEDALARISERLGLEGQFFALPTAFFASLGKGGHHWTFIQRSPSGDVNLEKLSDLQETTDALIAGDLDAAGAHDRVQTILAAPDRWSALLTVLCFGLGSAPAAMFFGGGWREMLLTAVLGSLVGLMVILLGRKAGLARLVHPVAGTLVGFLAVAAAYRFPQVSPQVLTVAGLIVLVPGLRLVVSMNELATGNLVAGTARLVDTAMTFLSLGFGVALGQRLAVAMLDRALQGTPLPLPAWTILPTLLLAASAFVVIFKARPRDLPWIFAACVLAFFGARQGAVLLGPQFGVGLGAFALGLGSNLFTRLTRRPSVVTLLPGLMVLVPGGLGFKGLEFIIQKQLVMGLDTAFQALFVAIALLTGLLLAHAAVQPRTAL, encoded by the coding sequence ATGTCCGCGCCCGAAGCACCAGGTCCCGCCACCGCCCCGCCGGCCGCCACGCCGCCCGAGATCGCGCTCTGCCTGGAGCTGGGCCGGGCCTTCCAGGCTTTTGGAATTCCCGCCCACCGCTTCGAGGACGCCCTGGCGCGGATTTCGGAGCGGCTGGGCCTGGAGGGCCAGTTCTTCGCCCTGCCCACGGCCTTCTTCGCCTCCCTGGGGAAGGGCGGCCACCACTGGACCTTCATCCAGCGGAGCCCCTCCGGCGACGTGAACCTGGAGAAGCTCTCGGACCTGCAGGAGACCACGGATGCCCTCATCGCCGGGGACCTGGACGCCGCCGGCGCCCACGACCGCGTGCAGACGATCCTCGCCGCCCCGGATCGCTGGAGCGCCCTGCTGACGGTGCTCTGCTTCGGCCTCGGCTCCGCCCCGGCCGCCATGTTCTTCGGCGGGGGATGGCGCGAGATGCTCCTCACGGCCGTGCTGGGTTCCCTGGTGGGCCTCATGGTCATCCTGCTGGGACGGAAGGCCGGCCTCGCGCGGCTGGTCCATCCCGTGGCCGGCACCCTGGTGGGCTTCCTGGCCGTGGCCGCCGCCTACCGGTTCCCCCAGGTCTCGCCCCAGGTGCTCACGGTGGCGGGCCTCATCGTCCTTGTGCCGGGACTGCGCCTGGTGGTGTCCATGAACGAGCTGGCCACGGGCAACCTCGTCGCCGGCACCGCCCGCCTGGTGGACACGGCCATGACCTTCCTGTCGCTGGGGTTCGGCGTGGCGCTGGGCCAGCGGCTTGCCGTGGCCATGCTCGACCGCGCCCTGCAGGGCACGCCCCTGCCCCTGCCCGCCTGGACCATCCTGCCCACGCTGCTGCTGGCCGCCTCGGCCTTCGTGGTGATCTTCAAGGCACGGCCGCGGGACCTGCCCTGGATCTTCGCGGCCTGCGTGCTGGCCTTCTTCGGCGCGCGCCAGGGCGCCGTGCTGCTGGGCCCCCAGTTCGGCGTGGGCCTCGGCGCCTTCGCCCTGGGCCTGGGCAGCAACCTCTTCACGCGGCTCACCCGGCGCCCTTCCGTGGTGACGCTGCTGCCGGGCCTGATGGTGCTGGTGCCCGGGGGCCTCGGCTTCAAGGGCCTCGAGTTCATCATCCAGAAGCAGCTGGTGATGGGCCTCGACACGGCCTTCCAGGCCCTCTTCGTGGCCATCGCCCTGCTCACGGGCCTGCTCCTGGCCCACGCGGCCGTGCAGCCGAGGACCGCCCTGTAG
- a CDS encoding kelch repeat-containing protein, giving the protein MAGTWKQLPSNCTRNLGLTLVRCAQLGQTIRTACVGWANQVEQSCAQWADQGHSECAAWSDHGHNECCDWAPCSWFCDAFYWVANVLCDAFYWVANVVCVVFTTIVKVVCVLVSIIVEVFCALWSIITIFFCVSTANGGTALLLTDGTVLMQECLLGYGTRRWWKLVPDNTGSYFNGTWRRVRDANVGRKYFASAVLADGRVLVCGGEYSDASGMNAADETNTCEIYDPVADTWTAIDPPRDAGGAFWAKIGDAACSLLADGTFLMGNAMDRQTATFDPATNAWSLAGGKRNRATEESWVLLRDQTVSTPNCSGHPAAEKYLPATRTWMADRSIPAASDIVEDASSETGPGVLLPDGRAFWVGATGKTVLYTAPATANAQGTWMAGPDLPKAGRMEQGTKDGPGCLLVNGNVLFGIAPVNGKGGEEDYLSPTSFFEFDGTGVNRVSDPPNSNHATYVGRMLLLPNGDVMFMREDDSSFYAYTDYGRPQDIWRPVIQACPGMIQPGHTIQVSGLNFNGFSQAVGYGDDSTAATNYPLVRIRHRQSGHVAYCCTFNHTTPDAAGNPVPSMGVATGAAVITTHVAVPAGLPLGDSDLFVVANGIESLPFRVDIVHRRKD; this is encoded by the coding sequence ATGGCCGGAACCTGGAAGCAGCTCCCCTCGAATTGCACCCGCAACCTGGGCCTCACCCTCGTCCGCTGCGCGCAGCTCGGACAGACCATCCGGACGGCCTGCGTGGGCTGGGCCAACCAGGTCGAGCAGTCCTGCGCGCAGTGGGCGGACCAGGGCCATTCCGAGTGCGCCGCCTGGTCGGACCATGGGCACAACGAATGCTGCGATTGGGCCCCCTGCTCCTGGTTCTGCGATGCCTTCTACTGGGTGGCCAACGTGCTCTGCGACGCCTTCTACTGGGTGGCCAACGTGGTGTGCGTGGTCTTCACCACCATCGTGAAGGTCGTCTGCGTGCTGGTGTCGATCATCGTCGAGGTGTTCTGCGCGCTCTGGAGCATCATCACGATCTTCTTCTGCGTCTCCACTGCGAACGGAGGCACCGCCCTGCTGCTCACCGACGGCACCGTGCTCATGCAGGAGTGCCTGCTCGGGTACGGCACGCGCCGCTGGTGGAAGCTGGTGCCCGACAACACCGGCAGCTATTTCAACGGCACCTGGCGGCGGGTGCGGGACGCCAACGTGGGCCGGAAGTACTTCGCCTCGGCCGTCCTCGCCGATGGCCGCGTGCTGGTCTGCGGGGGCGAGTATTCCGATGCCAGCGGCATGAACGCGGCAGACGAGACGAACACCTGCGAAATCTACGACCCGGTGGCGGACACCTGGACGGCGATCGACCCGCCCAGGGACGCGGGCGGGGCCTTCTGGGCCAAGATCGGCGATGCGGCCTGCTCCCTGCTGGCGGATGGCACCTTCCTGATGGGGAATGCCATGGACCGGCAGACCGCCACCTTCGATCCCGCCACGAACGCCTGGTCGCTGGCCGGCGGCAAGCGGAACCGGGCCACGGAGGAAAGCTGGGTCCTGCTGCGAGACCAGACGGTCAGCACCCCCAACTGCTCGGGGCATCCGGCTGCGGAGAAGTACCTGCCCGCCACGCGGACCTGGATGGCGGACCGCAGCATCCCGGCGGCCTCCGACATCGTCGAGGATGCCTCGAGCGAGACGGGGCCCGGCGTGCTGCTGCCCGATGGCCGAGCCTTCTGGGTCGGGGCCACGGGCAAGACCGTGCTCTACACGGCACCAGCCACCGCGAACGCCCAGGGAACCTGGATGGCCGGGCCCGACCTCCCCAAGGCGGGCCGCATGGAGCAGGGCACGAAGGATGGTCCGGGCTGCCTGCTGGTCAACGGCAACGTGCTGTTCGGGATCGCTCCGGTCAACGGGAAGGGCGGCGAAGAGGACTACCTTTCGCCCACCAGCTTCTTCGAGTTCGATGGGACGGGCGTCAACCGCGTGAGCGATCCTCCAAACAGCAACCATGCCACCTACGTGGGCCGCATGCTGCTGCTGCCCAACGGCGATGTCATGTTCATGCGGGAGGACGACTCGAGCTTCTATGCCTACACGGACTACGGCCGGCCGCAGGACATCTGGCGGCCCGTGATCCAGGCCTGCCCGGGCATGATCCAGCCCGGCCACACGATCCAAGTCTCCGGGCTGAACTTCAACGGTTTCTCCCAGGCCGTCGGCTACGGCGACGACTCCACCGCCGCCACCAACTACCCGCTGGTGCGGATCAGACACCGGCAGTCCGGCCATGTGGCCTACTGCTGCACCTTCAACCACACCACCCCCGATGCGGCGGGGAACCCAGTTCCCTCCATGGGCGTCGCCACCGGAGCCGCCGTGATCACGACCCATGTCGCGGTGCCGGCCGGCCTCCCCTTGGGCGATTCTGATCTGTTCGTGGTGGCCAACGGCATCGAGTCCCTGCCCTTCCGGGTGGACATCGTGCACCGGAGGAAGGATTGA
- a CDS encoding ATP-dependent Clp protease ATP-binding subunit — MSLLPFTQKANDALVAARERAVRDQHPELVPQHLFGALLANEAGLHPLLERAGLNPESIRGLADAAEGLIAKLPRAVGGAEPQVGAAFRHFLDVASDTGRGLGDRFLATDALLLALANAHTDAKPLLERFGLGRKALEAVIREVRKGSKVEDEKAEEKFASLEKYAKDYTALAAAGKLDPVIGRDEEVRRVLQVLSRRTKNNPVLIGEPGVGKTAIVEGLAQRIQKRDVPESLKGLRVMGLDMGALVAGTQYRGQFEERLKGVIQEVEKAEGQVVLFIDELHLLVGAGAVSGGMDAANLLKPALARGELRCIGATTLDEYRKYIEKDAALERRFQPVFVEEPGVEDAISILRGLKERYELHHGVRIQDAALVAAAQLSHRYIADRFLPDKAVDLMDEAASAVRMQIDSRPTEIDVRERREMQLQMERHSLTKEKDAASRARLADIEKEWAELNEELSHLRAQWENEKKVIEGARAIQKRLDDLRIELEQAKTKGEYERASRLEYGEIPALEKQLAATAPRESAMLRLEVGEADVAAIVSRWTGIPVSRILEGEVEKLLKMEARLTERVVGQDPALTAIADALRRNRAGLGDPKRPIGSFLFLGPTGVGKTEVARALAEFLFDDENALVRIDMSEFTHEADATRLIGAAPGYVGYEEGGRLTEAIRRRPYAVILLDEMEKAHPRTFDLFLQVLEDGRLTDGQGRTVDFRNTVVLMTTNLGSQAIFDAGGDTSKAELAVQAALHAHFRPEFLNRLDEVVIFRSLSREDMKAVARIQLKRVEALLQAQRLGLEVPEEALDWLAAEGFDPQFGARPLKRLIQQAVVNPMSRLVLQGQLQPGGLARLAVRDGQLLVEAEAVQ, encoded by the coding sequence ATGTCCCTCCTCCCCTTCACTCAGAAAGCCAATGACGCCCTGGTGGCCGCCCGGGAACGGGCCGTTCGCGACCAGCACCCGGAGCTGGTGCCCCAGCACCTCTTCGGGGCCCTGCTGGCCAACGAGGCCGGGCTCCATCCCCTGCTGGAACGGGCGGGGCTGAACCCGGAATCCATCCGCGGCCTGGCGGACGCCGCTGAGGGCCTCATCGCCAAGCTCCCCCGGGCCGTGGGCGGAGCCGAACCCCAGGTGGGCGCGGCCTTCCGGCATTTCCTCGACGTGGCCAGCGACACCGGCCGGGGGCTGGGGGACCGCTTCCTCGCCACCGATGCCCTGCTGCTGGCCCTGGCCAACGCCCACACCGACGCCAAGCCGCTGCTGGAGCGTTTCGGCCTGGGCCGGAAGGCCCTGGAGGCGGTCATCCGCGAGGTCCGCAAGGGTTCGAAGGTGGAGGACGAGAAGGCCGAGGAGAAGTTCGCCAGCCTGGAGAAGTACGCCAAGGACTACACGGCCCTGGCCGCCGCCGGAAAACTGGACCCCGTCATCGGCCGGGACGAGGAGGTCCGTCGCGTGCTGCAGGTGCTGTCCCGGCGCACGAAAAACAACCCCGTGCTCATCGGCGAGCCCGGCGTGGGCAAGACCGCCATCGTGGAGGGCCTGGCCCAGCGCATCCAGAAGCGCGACGTGCCCGAAAGCCTCAAGGGGCTGCGCGTCATGGGCCTCGACATGGGCGCCCTGGTGGCCGGAACCCAGTACCGGGGCCAGTTCGAGGAGCGCCTCAAGGGCGTGATCCAGGAGGTGGAGAAGGCCGAGGGCCAGGTCGTCCTCTTCATCGACGAGCTGCACCTGCTGGTGGGCGCGGGTGCCGTGTCCGGCGGCATGGACGCCGCCAACCTGCTGAAGCCCGCCCTGGCCCGGGGCGAGCTGCGCTGCATCGGCGCGACCACATTGGACGAATACCGCAAATACATCGAGAAGGATGCCGCCCTGGAGCGCCGCTTCCAGCCCGTGTTTGTGGAGGAACCCGGTGTGGAGGACGCCATCTCCATCCTGCGGGGACTCAAGGAGCGCTACGAGCTGCACCACGGGGTGCGCATCCAGGATGCCGCCCTGGTGGCCGCCGCCCAGCTGAGCCACCGCTACATCGCGGATCGCTTCCTGCCCGACAAGGCCGTGGATCTCATGGACGAGGCGGCCAGCGCCGTGCGCATGCAGATCGACAGCCGGCCCACGGAGATCGACGTGCGCGAGCGACGGGAGATGCAGCTGCAGATGGAGCGGCATTCCCTGACGAAGGAAAAGGATGCTGCCAGCCGCGCGCGGCTCGCAGATATCGAAAAGGAATGGGCGGAATTGAACGAGGAGCTGAGCCACCTGCGGGCACAGTGGGAAAACGAGAAGAAGGTCATCGAGGGAGCCCGGGCCATCCAGAAGCGGCTGGATGATCTGCGCATCGAGCTGGAGCAGGCCAAGACGAAGGGCGAGTACGAGCGCGCCTCCCGCCTGGAGTACGGCGAGATCCCGGCCCTGGAGAAGCAGCTGGCGGCCACGGCCCCCAGGGAGAGCGCGATGCTGCGCCTGGAGGTCGGAGAGGCGGACGTGGCGGCCATCGTAAGCCGCTGGACCGGCATCCCCGTGAGCCGCATCCTCGAAGGCGAGGTGGAGAAGCTCCTGAAGATGGAAGCCCGCCTCACGGAGCGCGTCGTGGGCCAGGACCCGGCCCTGACGGCCATCGCCGACGCCCTCCGCCGCAACCGCGCCGGGCTGGGCGATCCCAAGCGGCCCATCGGCAGCTTCCTGTTCCTGGGTCCCACGGGCGTGGGCAAGACCGAGGTGGCACGCGCCCTGGCGGAGTTCCTCTTCGACGACGAGAACGCCCTGGTGCGCATCGACATGAGCGAGTTCACCCACGAGGCCGACGCCACCCGGCTCATCGGCGCCGCCCCCGGCTACGTGGGCTACGAGGAGGGCGGCCGCCTCACGGAGGCCATCCGCCGCCGGCCCTACGCCGTCATCCTCCTGGACGAGATGGAGAAGGCGCACCCCCGCACCTTTGACCTCTTCCTCCAGGTCCTGGAGGACGGCCGCCTCACCGACGGCCAGGGGCGGACCGTTGACTTCCGCAACACCGTCGTGCTCATGACCACCAACCTGGGCAGCCAGGCCATCTTCGACGCCGGGGGAGACACCTCCAAGGCCGAGCTGGCGGTCCAGGCGGCCCTGCACGCCCACTTCCGGCCGGAGTTCCTGAACCGGCTCGACGAAGTGGTGATCTTCCGGTCCCTGAGCCGCGAGGACATGAAGGCCGTGGCCCGCATCCAGCTGAAGCGCGTCGAGGCCCTGCTCCAGGCCCAGCGCCTGGGGCTGGAGGTGCCCGAGGAGGCCCTGGACTGGCTGGCTGCCGAGGGTTTCGACCCGCAATTCGGCGCCCGCCCCCTCAAGCGGCTCATCCAGCAGGCCGTGGTCAACCCCATGTCCCGCCTGGTCCTCCAGGGCCAGCTCCAACCCGGTGGCCTGGCCCGCCTGGCCGTCCGGGACGGGCAGCTCCTGGTGGAGGCCGAGGCGGTCCAGTAG